Genomic DNA from Klebsiella variicola:
CGCGCCTTCACCCTGCGTTACGGCATTACGCCGGTGCGCTATCAGAAGCAGGTCGCCAGGCGCTAATGCGCAATCTCATACAATATTCCTGCCCGGCCCCCTTCTACACTGCAGACAACTGTGATGACAACGGATGCAATGATGATTAGTGGTGTGCTGTACGCCCTGCTGGCGGGGCTGATGTGGGGATTAATTTTTGTCGGGCCTTTGCTGGTGCCAGAGTACCCGGCGATGCTGCAGTCAATGGGACGCTATCTGGCGCTGGGCCTGATCGCCCTGCCGCTGGCGTGGCTCGGACGCGCGCGTTTGCGCCAGCTGAGCCGGAACGACTGGTGGACCGCGCTGGGCCTGACGATGATGGGGAATCTTATCTATTACGTCTGCCTGGCCAGCGCCATTCAGCGCACCGGGGCGCCGGTCTCCACCATGATTATCGGCACGCTGCCGGTGGTCTTGCCGGTCTTCGCCAATCTGCTCTACAGCCAACGCGACGGAAAGCTGCCGTGGCGGCGTCTGTTTCCGGCGCTGGTCTGCATCGCCGTGGGCCTGATCTGCGTTAACGTCGCAGAACTGCGCCAGGGGCTGCCTGATTTTAGCCCGTGGCGCTACGGCTCCGGCATCGCGCTGGCGCTGGGATCGGTGGCCTGCTGGGCCTGGTATGCCCTGCGCAACGCCCGCTGGTTGCGGGAAAATCCGCATCAGCCGCCGATGATGTGGGCTACCGCTCAGGCACTGGTCACGCTTCCGGTTTCGCTGGCCGGCTATCTCGCCGCCTGCGCCTGGCTGCACGGCCAGCAGGCCGGGTTTCCCCTGCCCTTCGGCCCGCGCCCGGCGGTGTTCATTACGCTGATGCTGGCCATCGCGGTGCTCTGCTCATGGGTCGGCGCGCTGTGCTGGAATATCGCCAGCCAGCGGCTGCCGACGGTGATCCTCGGGCCGCTGATCGTCTTCGAAACTCTGGCCGGGCTGCTGTATACCTTCCTGCTGCGGCAAAGTTTACCGCCGCTGCTGACCCTGAGCGGGATCCTGTTGCTGGTGCTCGGCGTGGTCTCCGCCGTACGCGCCAGACCGGAAAAACCGATGCTGCAGCCGCTGACGGACGAAAAAAAGTAGCCAGGCCTCCTTAAGGGGTATTCCCTCGCCAAAAAGATGCATTTAAAATACATCTTATATTCCTGATGACGAGGTAACTGCTATGGCTTTCCGTGACCAACCTTTAGGCGAGCTGGCGCTGACCATCCCGCGCGCCTCCGCCCTGTTCCGTCAATACGATATGGATTACTGCTGCGGCGGCAAACAGACCCTGGCGCGCGCCGCATCGCGGAAAGCGCTGGATGTCGCGGTGATTGAAGCCGAGCTGGCGAAACTGGCCGAGCAGCCTCTTTCCCGCGACTGGCGCGCGGCGCCCCTCCCGGAGATTATTGACCACATCATCGTCCGCTATCACGACCGGCACCGCGAACAGCTGCCGGAGCTGATCCTGCAGGCCACCAAGGTTGAACGTGTGCATGCCGATAAACCGAACGTGCCGAAAGGGCTGACCAAATACCTGACCATGCTGCATCAGGAACTCTCCAGCCACATGATGAAAGAGGAGCAGATCCTGTTCCCGATGATCAAACAGGGGATGGGCGCCCAGGCCGGGGGGCCGATCAGCGTAATGGAAAGCGAGCACGATGAAGCGGGTGAACTGCTGGAGGTCATTAAGCACATCACCCATAACGTGACGCCGCCGCCGGAAGCCTGCACCACCTGGAAGGCGATGTATAACGGTATCAACGAGATGATTGACGATCTGATTGAGCACATCAGTCTGGAAAATAACGTACTGTTCCCGCGCGCCCTTGCCGGAAAATAAAGAAAAAGGCGCCCGCAGGCGCCCTCGACATTGTCCGTCTTACTTTGGCCACTCCGGGTGGCCTTTTTTATTTCGCCAGACGTTTTTTGCCGGCAAACAGCCAGCCCGCGCCCAGCAGAACAAACCACAGCGGGGTAACCATCAGCGCTTCACGGGTATCATCTTCCAGGGTCAACAGCACCAGTACGAAGACGAAGAAGGCCATGCACACCCAGCACATGAATTTGCCCAGCGGCATCTTGTATTTGGACTTCTCATGCAGCTGCGGGCGCTTTTTACGGTAGACCAGATAAGAGCAGAGGATAATCGTCCAGACGAACATAAACAGGATCGCCGACACCGTGGTGATCATGGTGAACGCGGCAATCACGCTCGGGTTGACCATCAGCATGACCACACCGCCCAGCAGGCACATGCAGGAGAAGGTTAAACCCTTCGCCGGCACCGCACGCTTCGACAGCTTGGCGAACATCTTCGGCGCCTGACCATCCTGCGCCAGACCGAACAACATACGGCTGGTAGAGAACACGCCGCTGTTGGCCGAGGAGGCTGCGGAAGTCAGCACCACAAAGTTGATCAGGCTCGCCGCCGCCGGCAGGCCGACCAGCACGAACAGCTCAACGAACGGGCTCTTGCTCGGCACCACGGAGCTCCACGGCGTCACCGACATAATCACAATCAGCGCGAAGACGTAGAACATAATGATACGCAGCGGGATGGAGTTAATCGCCCGTGGCAGGGATTTCTCCGGGTCTTTGGTTTCGGCGGCGGTGGTCCCCACCAGCTCAATCCCCACGAAGGCGAACACCGCAATCTGGAAGCCGGCAAAGAAGCCGCTCAGCCCTTTCGGGAACCAGCCGCCGTCATTCCACAGATGGGCGAAAGAGGCTTCGACGCCGGTCGGCGATTTGAAATGCATCATGACCATCACCAGGCCGACGACGATTAGCGCCACAATGGCGACGATTTTGATCATCGCGAACCAGAACTCCATTTCGCCAAACATTTTGACGGTGGCCAGGTTCAGGCCCAGCAGCAGCAGGATCACCGCCAGCGAGGCGACCCAGTCGGAGAGTCCGGGAAACCAGAACTGCGCGTAGGCGGTGATCGCCACTACGTCCGCCATTCCGGTGACGACCCAACAGAACCAATAGGTCCAGCCGGTAAAGTAACCCGCCCACGGCCCCAGCAGATCGGCCGCAAAATCGCTGAAGGATTTATATTCGAGGTTCGACAGCAGTAATTCGCCCATGGCTCGCATAACGAAAAACAGCATAAAACCGATAATCATATAAACAAAAATAATAGATGGCCCGGCAAGGCTGATAGTTTTGC
This window encodes:
- the ytfE gene encoding iron-sulfur cluster repair protein YtfE translates to MAFRDQPLGELALTIPRASALFRQYDMDYCCGGKQTLARAASRKALDVAVIEAELAKLAEQPLSRDWRAAPLPEIIDHIIVRYHDRHREQLPELILQATKVERVHADKPNVPKGLTKYLTMLHQELSSHMMKEEQILFPMIKQGMGAQAGGPISVMESEHDEAGELLEVIKHITHNVTPPPEACTTWKAMYNGINEMIDDLIEHISLENNVLFPRALAGK
- the cycA gene encoding D-serine/D-alanine/glycine transporter, translated to MVDQVKVAAIEQEPTEQSLRRNLTNRHIQLIAIGGAIGTGLFMGSGKTISLAGPSIIFVYMIIGFMLFFVMRAMGELLLSNLEYKSFSDFAADLLGPWAGYFTGWTYWFCWVVTGMADVVAITAYAQFWFPGLSDWVASLAVILLLLGLNLATVKMFGEMEFWFAMIKIVAIVALIVVGLVMVMMHFKSPTGVEASFAHLWNDGGWFPKGLSGFFAGFQIAVFAFVGIELVGTTAAETKDPEKSLPRAINSIPLRIIMFYVFALIVIMSVTPWSSVVPSKSPFVELFVLVGLPAAASLINFVVLTSAASSANSGVFSTSRMLFGLAQDGQAPKMFAKLSKRAVPAKGLTFSCMCLLGGVVMLMVNPSVIAAFTMITTVSAILFMFVWTIILCSYLVYRKKRPQLHEKSKYKMPLGKFMCWVCMAFFVFVLVLLTLEDDTREALMVTPLWFVLLGAGWLFAGKKRLAK
- a CDS encoding DMT family transporter, with translation MISGVLYALLAGLMWGLIFVGPLLVPEYPAMLQSMGRYLALGLIALPLAWLGRARLRQLSRNDWWTALGLTMMGNLIYYVCLASAIQRTGAPVSTMIIGTLPVVLPVFANLLYSQRDGKLPWRRLFPALVCIAVGLICVNVAELRQGLPDFSPWRYGSGIALALGSVACWAWYALRNARWLRENPHQPPMMWATAQALVTLPVSLAGYLAACAWLHGQQAGFPLPFGPRPAVFITLMLAIAVLCSWVGALCWNIASQRLPTVILGPLIVFETLAGLLYTFLLRQSLPPLLTLSGILLLVLGVVSAVRARPEKPMLQPLTDEKK